One genomic segment of Streptomyces sp. RerS4 includes these proteins:
- the uvrB gene encoding excinuclease ABC subunit UvrB: MRPVSKIERTVAPFEVVSPYQPSGDQPAAIAELEKRISAGEKDVVLLGATGTGKSATTAWMIEKLQRPTLVMAPNKTLAAQLANEFRELLPNNAVEYFVSYYDYYQPEAYVPQSDTYIEKDSSINEEVERLRHSATNSLLTRRDVIVVASVSCIYGLGTPQEYVDRMVPLKVGEEIDRDQLLRRFVDIQYTRNDVAFTRGTFRVRGDTIEIFPVYEELAVRIEMFGDEIEALSTLHPLTGEVISEDRELYVFPASHYVAGPERMEKAINGIEAELAQRLAELEKQGKMLEAQRLRMRTTYDLEMMRQIGSCSGIENYSLHMDGRERGSAPNTLIDYFPEDFLLVIDESHVTVPQIGAMYEGDASRKRTLVDHGFRLPSALDNRPLKWEEFQKRIGQTVYLSATPGQYELSRSDGFVEQIIRPTGLVDPEVVVKPTEGQIDDLVHEIRQRVEKDERVLVTTLTKKMAEDLTDYFLELGIQVRYLHSDVDTLRRIELLRELRAGEYDVLVGINLLREGLDLPEVSLVAILDADKEGFLRSGTSLIQTIGRAARNVSGQVHMYADRITPAMEKAIEETNRRREKQVAYNTANGIDPQPLRKKINDIVATLAREELDTEELLATGYRQGKDGTGPKTPVPVLGAAAAKGAKGAKGAKGGKGAGAGVAVTDRPAAELAALIEQMTERMRGAAAELQFEVAARIRDEVGELKKELRQMKEAGLA, encoded by the coding sequence ATGCGGCCCGTATCGAAGATCGAACGAACGGTGGCGCCTTTCGAGGTCGTCAGCCCCTACCAGCCCAGCGGCGACCAGCCGGCGGCCATCGCCGAGCTGGAGAAGCGCATCAGCGCGGGGGAGAAGGACGTCGTCCTGCTCGGTGCGACCGGCACCGGCAAGTCGGCCACGACGGCCTGGATGATCGAGAAGCTCCAGCGCCCCACGCTGGTGATGGCGCCGAACAAGACCCTCGCCGCCCAACTGGCGAACGAGTTCCGCGAGCTCCTGCCGAACAACGCGGTCGAGTACTTCGTCTCGTACTACGACTACTACCAGCCCGAGGCCTACGTCCCGCAGTCGGACACCTACATCGAGAAGGACTCCTCGATCAACGAGGAGGTGGAGCGGCTGCGCCACTCCGCGACCAACTCGCTCCTCACCCGGCGCGACGTGATCGTCGTCGCCTCCGTGTCCTGCATCTACGGCCTCGGCACCCCGCAGGAGTACGTCGACCGGATGGTGCCCCTCAAGGTCGGCGAGGAGATCGACCGGGACCAGCTGCTGCGCCGCTTCGTCGACATCCAGTACACGCGCAACGACGTGGCCTTCACCCGGGGCACCTTCCGGGTGCGCGGCGACACGATCGAGATCTTCCCGGTCTACGAGGAACTGGCCGTCCGCATCGAGATGTTCGGTGACGAGATCGAGGCCCTGTCCACGCTGCACCCGCTCACCGGCGAGGTCATCAGCGAGGACCGCGAGCTGTACGTCTTCCCCGCCAGCCACTACGTCGCCGGCCCCGAGCGCATGGAGAAGGCGATCAACGGCATCGAGGCCGAGCTCGCCCAGCGCCTCGCGGAGCTGGAGAAGCAGGGCAAGATGCTGGAGGCCCAGCGGCTGCGCATGCGCACGACCTACGACCTGGAGATGATGCGCCAGATCGGCTCCTGCTCCGGCATCGAGAACTACTCGCTGCACATGGACGGCCGCGAGCGCGGCTCCGCGCCCAACACCCTCATCGACTACTTCCCCGAGGACTTCCTCCTCGTCATCGACGAGTCGCACGTCACCGTCCCGCAGATCGGCGCCATGTACGAGGGCGACGCCTCGCGCAAGCGGACCCTGGTCGACCACGGCTTCCGGCTGCCGTCGGCGCTGGACAACCGCCCGCTGAAGTGGGAGGAGTTCCAGAAGCGGATCGGTCAGACCGTCTACCTGTCGGCCACCCCCGGCCAGTACGAGCTGTCGCGCTCCGACGGCTTCGTCGAGCAGATCATCCGCCCCACCGGCCTCGTCGACCCGGAGGTCGTCGTCAAGCCCACCGAGGGCCAGATCGACGACCTGGTGCACGAGATCCGGCAGCGTGTCGAGAAGGACGAGCGGGTCCTCGTCACCACCCTCACCAAGAAGATGGCCGAGGACCTCACCGACTACTTCCTGGAGCTCGGCATCCAGGTCCGCTACCTGCACAGCGACGTGGACACCCTGCGCCGCATCGAGCTGCTGCGCGAGCTGCGCGCCGGCGAGTACGACGTCCTCGTCGGCATCAACCTGCTGCGCGAGGGCCTCGACCTGCCCGAGGTCTCCCTCGTCGCGATCCTCGACGCGGACAAGGAGGGCTTCCTGCGTTCGGGGACCTCCCTCATCCAGACCATCGGCCGCGCCGCGCGCAACGTGTCCGGCCAGGTCCACATGTACGCGGACCGGATCACACCGGCGATGGAGAAGGCCATCGAGGAGACCAACCGGCGCCGAGAGAAGCAGGTCGCCTACAACACCGCCAACGGCATCGACCCGCAGCCGCTGCGCAAGAAGATCAACGACATCGTCGCCACCCTCGCCCGCGAGGAGTTGGACACCGAGGAACTGCTCGCCACCGGCTACCGGCAGGGCAAGGACGGCACGGGCCCCAAGACCCCGGTGCCCGTGCTCGGCGCCGCGGCGGCGAAGGGCGCCAAGGGCGCCAAGGGCGCGAAGGGCGGCAAGGGGGCCGGGGCGGGCGTCGCGGTCACCGACCGGCCCGCCGCGGAACTGGCCGCGCTCATCGAGCAGATGACGGAACGGATGCGGGGCGCGGCGGCCGAGCTGCAGTTCGAGGTCGCGGCCCGGATCCGGGACGAGGTCGGTGAGTTGAAGAAGGAGCTGCGACAGATGAAGGAAGCGGGCCTCGCCTGA
- a CDS encoding glycerophosphodiester phosphodiesterase family protein: protein MYVVRPAAAATAAFLGLTLTVLGGGSVSAAPIPGPTAPAAGTRGADVLVPVVYAHRGASAYAPENTLEAVDRAMWLGFDWVENDVQRTKDGELVVIHDDTLSRTTDVEQVFPDRRPWRVADFTAAEIARLDAGAWFGDGEYAGAHVPTLREYMAQVRGNRQKLLLEIKKPELYPGIEEQTLRLLEELGWLDERHVADRLVVQSFSADSVKIVHRLRPDVVTAFLGTPPVADLPRYAEFTDRINPWHTTISADWVAAVHGLRGAHGKAMEVDTWIVDDAATARKVQAMGVDGIITNAPDVVRGAVNGL, encoded by the coding sequence ATGTACGTCGTCCGACCCGCCGCCGCGGCCACCGCCGCGTTCCTGGGCCTCACCCTCACCGTACTGGGCGGGGGGTCCGTGTCCGCCGCCCCGATCCCCGGCCCCACCGCGCCCGCTGCGGGCACTCGGGGCGCCGATGTCCTGGTACCCGTCGTCTACGCCCACCGGGGGGCTTCGGCGTACGCCCCCGAGAACACCCTCGAAGCGGTCGACCGGGCCATGTGGCTGGGCTTCGACTGGGTGGAGAACGACGTGCAGCGGACCAAGGACGGGGAGCTGGTCGTCATCCACGACGACACGCTGTCCCGCACGACGGACGTCGAGCAGGTCTTCCCCGACCGCCGGCCGTGGCGGGTCGCGGACTTCACCGCGGCGGAGATCGCGCGGCTGGACGCGGGCGCGTGGTTCGGTGACGGCGAGTACGCGGGCGCGCACGTGCCGACGCTGCGGGAGTACATGGCGCAGGTGCGGGGCAACCGGCAGAAGCTGCTGCTGGAGATCAAGAAGCCGGAGCTCTACCCCGGGATCGAGGAGCAGACCCTGAGGCTGTTGGAGGAGCTGGGCTGGTTGGACGAGCGGCACGTCGCGGACCGGCTGGTGGTGCAGAGCTTCAGCGCCGACTCGGTCAAGATCGTGCACCGGCTGCGGCCCGACGTGGTGACGGCCTTCCTCGGCACGCCGCCCGTGGCCGACCTGCCGCGCTACGCCGAGTTCACCGACCGCATCAACCCGTGGCACACGACGATCTCCGCCGACTGGGTCGCGGCGGTGCACGGCCTGCGCGGGGCGCACGGCAAGGCCATGGAGGTGGACACCTGGATCGTGGACGACGCGGCCACCGCGCGGAAGGTCCAGGCGATGGGGGTGGACGGGATCATCACGAACGCCCCTGACGTCGTGCGCGGTGCGGTGAACGGACTCTGA
- a CDS encoding methylated-DNA--[protein]-cysteine S-methyltransferase translates to MDSTERPRGPHLEWTVVTSDIGPLLLAATPEGLVRVEFHAGPDRVDALIGALVSRLGADAWRPAPGEEVLLAEPIRQLAAYFGGTLRRFDLPLDWRLSSGFNRQVLQELDRSVPYGSVVGYGELAARAGQPGAAQAVGNAMGSNPLPLVVACHRVVENDGGIGGFGGGVETKRTLLALEGVLPQPLF, encoded by the coding sequence GTGGACAGCACCGAGCGGCCGCGCGGGCCGCACCTCGAATGGACCGTCGTCACGAGCGACATCGGTCCCCTCCTCCTGGCCGCGACCCCCGAGGGTCTGGTCCGGGTGGAGTTCCACGCCGGGCCGGACCGGGTCGACGCGTTGATCGGCGCGCTGGTCTCGCGCCTCGGCGCCGACGCGTGGCGGCCGGCGCCGGGTGAGGAGGTGCTGCTCGCCGAGCCGATACGGCAGCTCGCCGCGTACTTCGGCGGGACGCTGCGGCGCTTCGACCTGCCGCTGGACTGGCGCCTCAGCTCCGGCTTCAACCGGCAGGTGCTTCAGGAACTGGACCGGTCGGTGCCGTACGGGTCGGTGGTCGGGTACGGGGAGCTGGCCGCCCGCGCCGGTCAGCCGGGCGCGGCCCAGGCCGTGGGCAACGCGATGGGCTCGAACCCGCTGCCGCTGGTCGTCGCCTGCCACCGCGTCGTGGAGAACGACGGCGGCATCGGCGGCTTCGGCGGCGGCGTGGAAACGAAGCGCACCCTGCTGGCCCTGGAGGGAGTCCTCCCACAGCCCCTGTTCTGA
- a CDS encoding MFS transporter, with the protein MGDLHRLRRRISGVLIASQMLGGLGVPISIALAPVLATEISGTESLSGLASTAAVIGTALVSLPLAALMTARGRRPGLVLAYAIATLGAGLVVVAASIKSFPLLMLGMAAFGAASSANLQARFAAADLAAPDRRARAISVVVWAATIGAVLGPNLSAPASDSFAGTAIPQTAGPFVWAGGVFVLTGTLIAVFLRPDPLLTARALAAPGNPARQGHSLRAGLAAVKASPRARLALVAVAVSHTTMVSIMVMTPVDLGHHGAGLRLVGLVISGHIAGMFAFSPVMGWLADRLGRLSVIGLAAGLLSLAALLAGTANGNHTQSGIGLFLLGLGWSAGLVSGSALLTDSVPQAARAAVQGLSDLTMNTAAGVGGAASGVVMAHAGYGWLNAIGAALILPMAALALFTGRRHAASPARAGADGVSS; encoded by the coding sequence GTGGGGGACCTGCATCGGCTGCGGCGTCGAATATCCGGCGTGCTGATCGCGAGCCAGATGCTCGGCGGGCTCGGCGTGCCGATCAGCATCGCGCTGGCCCCCGTCCTGGCCACCGAGATCAGCGGCACCGAGTCCCTGTCCGGGCTCGCCTCCACGGCCGCCGTGATCGGCACGGCCCTGGTCTCGCTCCCCCTGGCCGCCCTGATGACCGCGCGCGGGCGCCGGCCCGGCCTCGTCCTGGCCTACGCCATCGCCACCCTCGGCGCCGGCCTCGTCGTCGTGGCCGCCTCGATCAAAAGCTTCCCGCTGCTCATGCTCGGCATGGCCGCCTTCGGCGCCGCCTCCTCCGCCAATCTCCAGGCCCGCTTCGCCGCCGCCGACCTCGCGGCCCCCGACCGGCGGGCCCGCGCCATTTCGGTGGTCGTCTGGGCCGCGACCATCGGGGCGGTCCTCGGCCCCAACCTGTCCGCGCCCGCGAGCGACAGCTTCGCCGGCACGGCCATACCCCAGACGGCGGGCCCCTTCGTGTGGGCCGGCGGGGTCTTCGTCCTCACCGGCACGCTGATCGCCGTCTTCCTGCGCCCGGACCCGCTGCTGACGGCCAGGGCGCTGGCCGCACCCGGGAACCCGGCCCGCCAGGGCCACTCGCTGCGCGCCGGCCTCGCCGCCGTCAAGGCCTCCCCGCGCGCCCGGCTCGCGCTGGTCGCCGTCGCCGTGTCCCACACCACCATGGTCTCGATCATGGTGATGACCCCGGTCGACCTCGGCCACCACGGCGCGGGCCTGCGGCTGGTCGGGCTGGTGATCAGCGGCCACATCGCCGGGATGTTCGCCTTCTCGCCCGTCATGGGCTGGCTCGCCGACCGGCTCGGCCGGCTGTCGGTGATCGGCCTCGCGGCGGGGCTGCTGTCACTCGCCGCGCTGCTCGCCGGCACCGCGAACGGCAACCACACCCAGAGCGGGATCGGCCTCTTCCTGCTCGGTCTCGGCTGGTCGGCCGGCCTGGTCTCCGGCTCGGCGCTGCTGACCGACTCGGTGCCGCAGGCCGCGCGGGCCGCCGTACAGGGCCTGAGCGACCTGACGATGAACACGGCCGCCGGCGTCGGCGGCGCGGCGTCCGGAGTGGTCATGGCGCACGCGGGCTACGGCTGGCTCAACGCGATCGGGGCCGCGCTGATCCTGCCGATGGCCGCGCTGGCCCTGTTCACGGGCCGCCGGCACGCGGCATCGCCCGCGCGGGCCGGAGCGGACGGCGTCAGCAGTTGA
- a CDS encoding cupin domain-containing protein, with product MSTSDHAPAAHATSPSAPASFAVSVADFPDAELQREELDPAQIVSGDPVVTGKVLWESEDGSQIRGIWQITPGVVTDTEADELFVVVSGRATIEVEGGATLEVGPGSACVLREGDKTTWTVHETLRKAYHINC from the coding sequence ATGAGCACCAGTGACCACGCCCCCGCCGCGCACGCCACCTCTCCGTCGGCCCCCGCCTCGTTCGCCGTGTCCGTCGCCGACTTCCCGGACGCGGAACTGCAGCGCGAGGAACTCGACCCGGCGCAGATCGTCTCCGGCGACCCGGTGGTGACGGGGAAGGTGCTGTGGGAGTCCGAGGACGGCTCGCAGATCCGGGGCATCTGGCAGATCACTCCCGGGGTGGTCACCGACACCGAGGCCGACGAGCTGTTCGTGGTCGTCAGCGGCCGGGCCACGATCGAGGTCGAGGGCGGGGCGACGCTGGAGGTGGGCCCGGGTTCCGCGTGCGTCCTGCGGGAGGGCGACAAGACCACGTGGACGGTCCACGAGACCCTCCGCAAGGCCTACCACATCAACTGCTGA
- a CDS encoding class I SAM-dependent methyltransferase, with translation MNTRVFYDELAARYDLLYADWDASIDRQGRALDTLLTTALGRGPHTVLDSACGIGTQALGLSRLGHRVTGTDLSPVATARAAAEAAARGLDVKVAAADMRALPFPDASFDAVVCADNALPHLLTAEDVRAALAESRRVLRPGGLLLLSTRPYGELRRSRPASEAPRVRTGPDGRTITFQLWHWHEDGERYDVELFQLLPTGATWAPCTSTTTYWALSEAQTAQFVRESGFGEPVWHPASATGFHQPLLGARRPLPRPRSTE, from the coding sequence ATGAACACGCGCGTTTTCTACGACGAACTCGCCGCCCGCTACGACCTCCTGTACGCGGATTGGGACGCGAGCATCGACCGGCAGGGTCGGGCCCTGGACACCCTCCTCACCACGGCGCTCGGCCGCGGCCCGCACACCGTGCTGGACAGTGCCTGCGGCATCGGCACCCAGGCCCTGGGCCTGTCCCGGCTGGGCCACCGGGTCACCGGCACCGACCTCAGCCCCGTCGCCACCGCCCGCGCCGCCGCCGAGGCGGCCGCCCGCGGACTCGACGTGAAGGTCGCCGCCGCCGACATGCGCGCCCTGCCGTTCCCCGACGCCTCCTTCGACGCCGTCGTCTGCGCCGACAACGCCCTCCCGCACCTGCTCACCGCCGAGGACGTGCGCGCCGCCCTGGCCGAATCCCGCCGGGTGCTGCGCCCCGGCGGCCTGCTGCTGCTCTCGACGCGCCCGTACGGCGAACTGCGCCGCTCCCGGCCCGCCAGTGAGGCGCCGCGCGTACGGACCGGGCCCGACGGGCGGACCATCACCTTCCAGTTGTGGCACTGGCACGAGGACGGCGAGCGCTACGACGTCGAGCTGTTCCAGCTGCTGCCGACGGGCGCCACCTGGGCCCCGTGCACCTCCACCACGACCTACTGGGCGCTGTCGGAGGCGCAGACCGCGCAGTTCGTACGGGAATCAGGCTTCGGCGAGCCGGTGTGGCACCCGGCGTCGGCCACCGGCTTCCACCAGCCCCTCCTCGGGGCCCGCCGGCCCCTGCCGCGCCCCCGCTCGACGGAATGA
- a CDS encoding pseudouridine-5'-phosphate glycosidase, producing MPQHRAHAVPVLSDEVREALAANRPVVALESTIIAHGLPRPRNLEVGLELEALVRAEGAVPATIAVLDGVAYAGLDKARLERIAAGEGVRKLGHRDLAPALATGASGATTVSATAFLAARAGLRVFATGGLGGVHREWTSSQDESADLPLLARTRITVVCAGVKSILDVPATLQRLETLGVGILGYGTGRFPGFYLTDSGHPVDWTVDSPHEVAEVMAAQDVLAGPESALIVANPVPESEQLDPQLHDRVLAEGLARCRERGITGQAVTPFLLDFLARATAGASLEANLAAVRGNVRLGARIAGAWAARA from the coding sequence ATGCCACAGCACAGAGCACATGCGGTCCCGGTCCTGTCGGACGAGGTACGCGAGGCGCTGGCCGCGAACCGGCCCGTCGTCGCCCTGGAGTCGACGATCATCGCGCACGGCCTGCCCCGTCCGCGCAATCTGGAGGTGGGCCTCGAACTGGAGGCGCTCGTCCGGGCGGAGGGGGCCGTTCCGGCCACGATCGCGGTCCTGGACGGGGTGGCGTACGCGGGCCTCGACAAGGCCCGTCTGGAGCGGATCGCCGCAGGTGAGGGCGTACGCAAGCTGGGTCACCGGGATCTGGCGCCCGCGCTCGCCACGGGTGCGAGCGGGGCGACGACGGTCTCGGCGACGGCCTTCCTCGCCGCGCGCGCCGGGCTGCGGGTCTTCGCCACGGGCGGGCTGGGCGGCGTCCACCGGGAGTGGACCAGCTCCCAAGACGAGTCGGCCGACCTCCCGTTGCTCGCGCGGACGCGGATCACGGTGGTGTGCGCGGGCGTGAAGTCGATCCTGGACGTTCCGGCCACGCTCCAGCGCCTGGAAACCCTCGGTGTAGGGATCCTCGGCTACGGGACGGGCCGCTTCCCGGGGTTCTACCTGACGGACTCCGGCCATCCGGTGGACTGGACGGTCGACAGCCCGCACGAGGTCGCCGAGGTGATGGCGGCCCAGGACGTCCTGGCCGGGCCGGAGTCGGCGCTGATCGTCGCCAACCCGGTGCCGGAATCGGAGCAGTTGGATCCGCAACTCCACGACCGGGTGCTGGCGGAGGGTCTCGCGCGGTGTCGGGAGCGCGGGATCACGGGGCAGGCGGTGACCCCGTTCCTGCTGGACTTCCTGGCCCGCGCCACCGCCGGTGCCTCGCTGGAGGCGAACCTGGCGGCGGTACGGGGCAACGTGCGGCTCGGGGCCAGGATCGCGGGGGCCTGGGCGGCTCGGGCATGA
- a CDS encoding PfkB family carbohydrate kinase — translation MSGAAMGGVVMGGTGAGGALLVVGDVVTDVVAVHPRPLAPATDTLARIRTLPGGAGANAACWAARTGTAEVRLLARVGSESARWHERALVDAGVRPRLVVDPAEPTGTVVALVDGDAERTFLTDSGASLRLCPADWVPALLDDAAHLHLSGYLFFADSSRALALVALRAARTRGVPVSVDPASAGFLATLGPERFMAAVAGAGVLLPNEDEARLLAGMPGSVGVTRAAVALSRRVPLVVVTRGTGGALVAEDGRITAEVDAEPAEAVDTTGAGDAFTGGFLAARLAGADPVEAARAGCRAAARAVAHLGGRP, via the coding sequence ATGAGCGGGGCGGCCATGGGTGGGGTGGTCATGGGCGGTACGGGCGCGGGCGGGGCGCTGCTGGTGGTCGGCGACGTGGTGACGGACGTGGTGGCGGTGCACCCGCGGCCCCTGGCCCCGGCGACCGACACCCTGGCCCGCATCCGCACCCTGCCGGGCGGCGCCGGCGCCAACGCCGCCTGCTGGGCGGCCCGTACGGGCACGGCGGAGGTACGCCTCCTCGCGCGCGTGGGCTCCGAATCGGCGCGGTGGCACGAGCGGGCCCTCGTCGACGCGGGGGTGCGGCCACGGCTGGTGGTGGATCCGGCGGAGCCGACGGGCACGGTGGTGGCGCTGGTCGACGGCGACGCGGAGCGGACCTTCCTCACCGACAGCGGGGCCTCGCTGCGTCTGTGCCCCGCCGACTGGGTGCCCGCGCTGCTGGACGACGCCGCGCACCTGCACCTGTCGGGCTACCTGTTCTTCGCCGACAGCAGCCGCGCGTTGGCCCTGGTGGCGTTACGGGCGGCCCGTACGCGGGGTGTGCCGGTCAGCGTGGACCCGGCCTCGGCGGGGTTCCTCGCGACGCTGGGGCCGGAGCGTTTCATGGCCGCCGTCGCGGGGGCCGGGGTGCTGCTGCCGAACGAGGACGAGGCCCGGCTGCTGGCTGGGATGCCGGGGTCGGTCGGGGTGACGCGGGCGGCGGTGGCGCTGAGCCGGCGCGTGCCGCTGGTGGTGGTCACCCGGGGCACGGGCGGGGCGCTCGTCGCCGAGGACGGCCGGATCACCGCCGAGGTGGACGCGGAGCCCGCCGAGGCGGTGGACACCACGGGCGCGGGGGACGCCTTCACCGGCGGGTTCCTCGCGGCCCGTCTCGCGGGGGCCGACCCGGTGGAAGCCGCCCGCGCCGGCTGCCGGGCCGCGGCCCGCGCCGTCGCCCACCTGGGTGGGCGTCCCTGA
- a CDS encoding uridine kinase yields the protein MAARLAERYGEGATGEPRWWRVGIDGAPAAGTDVLAGHLAEALRERGLPVLVVAVAGFLRPASLRFEFGRQDVDQYLGGWYDTGALWREVFGPTDPGGSGRVLPDLWDPVRDRATRSPYVELPPGGALIVHGPLLLGQWFPFDLSVHIGVSAGALARRTAESERWTLEAFARYGREVDPAEAADVLVKADDPARPAWSGPK from the coding sequence ATGGCCGCGCGGCTCGCCGAGCGGTACGGGGAGGGGGCGACCGGCGAGCCCCGTTGGTGGCGGGTGGGCATCGACGGAGCCCCCGCCGCCGGGACCGACGTCCTCGCGGGACACCTCGCGGAAGCCCTCCGGGAGCGCGGCCTGCCGGTGCTGGTCGTGGCCGTCGCGGGATTCCTGCGACCGGCTTCGCTGCGCTTCGAGTTCGGCCGGCAGGACGTCGATCAGTACCTGGGCGGCTGGTACGACACCGGCGCGCTGTGGCGCGAGGTGTTCGGCCCGACGGACCCGGGCGGCAGCGGCCGGGTCCTGCCCGACCTGTGGGACCCCGTACGGGACCGGGCCACCCGCAGCCCCTACGTCGAACTCCCGCCCGGCGGGGCGCTGATCGTGCACGGGCCGCTGCTGCTCGGGCAGTGGTTCCCGTTCGACCTCAGCGTGCACATCGGGGTCTCGGCCGGGGCGCTCGCGCGGCGCACGGCGGAATCGGAGCGGTGGACGCTGGAGGCGTTCGCCCGCTACGGGCGCGAGGTGGATCCGGCCGAGGCGGCGGACGTCCTGGTGAAGGCGGACGATCCGGCGCGCCCGGCGTGGTCGGGACCGAAGTGA
- a CDS encoding WGR domain-containing protein — MARETTYLELSQDDGGAHKFYEVTVDGTSVSVRYGRIGASGQLQNSSFPTVERARAAAAKKIGEKVRKGYAPAIQGVRAPRSVTRRQVTSAPSTARSVAPVLWRFRTGSPAFGIHVDEDRCWVGNQAGDVYTVSHTGEVLARYSLPEGVKCLVADEFWIYAGCDDGTVYDLSSKVPFGAYAIAADVDIYWLDIHEGVLNVSDAGGGLTVIDHEDEHQWSRKSDGSGAWMVRADEDAVYHGHSGGVTAYAADGTRQLWHTRTPGSVLFGWQEEHVVYAGTSRNTVQRLSKATGAVEASYPCDASVYSCATSPDGRHVFAGDSSSSVYCFDAEGRRLWKLGTGGGSALSMQYLDGRLYLVTTDGSLVCVDASEAAIAAAQQGSVPTVMDVKSAAALPVFTPAASAAAVATVSVSAVPAGGVVVECVQQGGRMRVRVVSEGFEPSWKVQFPRGIREPGARYVVDGLHPASGGFYRVRGEIRRLV, encoded by the coding sequence ATGGCTCGGGAGACGACGTACCTGGAGCTCTCGCAGGACGACGGCGGGGCGCACAAGTTCTACGAGGTGACGGTCGACGGCACGTCGGTGTCCGTCCGTTACGGCCGCATCGGTGCGAGCGGTCAGCTCCAGAACTCCTCGTTCCCGACGGTCGAGCGGGCCCGCGCGGCGGCCGCGAAGAAGATCGGCGAGAAGGTCCGCAAGGGCTACGCGCCGGCGATCCAGGGCGTGCGCGCGCCCCGGTCGGTGACCCGTCGCCAGGTGACGTCCGCGCCGTCGACGGCGCGTTCGGTGGCCCCGGTCCTGTGGCGCTTTCGCACCGGATCCCCGGCGTTCGGCATTCACGTGGACGAGGACCGCTGCTGGGTCGGCAACCAGGCGGGAGACGTGTACACGGTGAGCCACACCGGCGAGGTGCTGGCCCGCTATTCGCTGCCGGAGGGCGTGAAGTGCCTGGTGGCGGACGAGTTCTGGATCTACGCCGGCTGTGACGACGGCACCGTGTACGACCTGTCGTCGAAGGTGCCGTTCGGGGCGTACGCGATCGCGGCCGATGTGGACATCTACTGGCTCGACATCCACGAGGGCGTACTGAACGTCTCCGACGCCGGGGGCGGCCTGACGGTCATCGACCACGAGGACGAGCACCAGTGGTCGCGCAAGTCCGACGGCTCGGGCGCGTGGATGGTCCGGGCGGACGAGGACGCGGTCTACCACGGCCACAGCGGCGGCGTGACGGCGTACGCGGCGGACGGCACCCGCCAGTTGTGGCACACACGGACGCCCGGGTCGGTGCTGTTCGGCTGGCAGGAGGAGCACGTCGTGTACGCGGGCACGTCCCGCAACACCGTGCAGCGCCTGTCGAAGGCGACGGGAGCGGTCGAGGCCTCGTACCCGTGCGACGCCTCGGTGTACTCGTGCGCGACGTCGCCTGACGGCCGGCACGTGTTCGCGGGCGACTCCTCGTCGTCGGTGTACTGCTTCGACGCGGAGGGTCGCCGGCTGTGGAAGCTGGGTACGGGCGGCGGTTCGGCCCTGTCGATGCAGTACCTGGACGGGCGGCTCTACCTGGTCACCACCGACGGTTCGCTGGTGTGCGTGGACGCGAGCGAGGCGGCGATCGCGGCGGCGCAGCAGGGTTCGGTGCCGACGGTGATGGACGTGAAGTCGGCGGCCGCGCTGCCGGTGTTCACCCCGGCGGCCTCGGCCGCGGCGGTGGCGACGGTGTCCGTGTCGGCAGTCCCGGCGGGCGGTGTGGTCGTCGAGTGCGTGCAGCAGGGCGGGCGGATGCGGGTGCGGGTGGTGTCGGAGGGCTTCGAGCCGTCCTGGAAGGTGCAGTTCCCGCGCGGCATACGGGAGCCGGGCGCGCGGTACGTGGTCGACGGGCTGCACCCCGCGTCGGGCGGCTTCTACCGGGTGCGCGGGGAGATCCGCCGCCTGGTCTGA
- a CDS encoding cupin domain-containing protein codes for MGGRQAMAPRPRATAPSDLMGREVVIEAGGCTGWHYHRVPLMAVVKSGVLTRILADGGVEVHTAGDTFVEPAGTDHVHLGRNTGTEPIVLLVTCDLAGDAPFAVPAPPPRGTPPCGCPEHRR; via the coding sequence ATGGGCGGACGGCAGGCGATGGCACCGCGACCGAGAGCGACGGCGCCCTCGGACCTCATGGGTCGGGAAGTCGTCATAGAGGCCGGTGGCTGCACCGGTTGGCACTATCACCGGGTGCCGCTGATGGCCGTGGTCAAGTCCGGGGTCCTCACCCGGATCCTGGCCGACGGCGGCGTCGAGGTGCACACGGCGGGCGACACCTTCGTCGAACCCGCCGGCACCGACCACGTCCACCTCGGACGCAACACCGGCACCGAGCCGATCGTCCTCCTCGTCACCTGCGACCTCGCCGGGGACGCCCCCTTCGCCGTACCCGCCCCGCCCCCGCGCGGCACGCCCCCCTGCGGCTGCCCGGAGCACCGGCGCTGA